In Flavobacterium sp. GSB-24, the genomic window AATTGCCAGATGAAGTAAAAAACAATTACGGTGGTGACGGACTGAATGATAATATTTTAGGGCGACCAATCAATTCGATGTACGGATATGTTACTGACGGATTGTTTACAAGTCAGGATCAGGTGGATAATTCGGCAATTCAAGAAGGGAAGGGGCTTGGAAGAATCCGTTACAGAGATTTAAATGGAGACGGGGCAATTACAGATAAAGACCGCACGTGGATTGGAAATCCAAATCCTGGACTCCTATACGGCATTAATTTAAACTTGTCTTATAAAAACTTTGATTTTACAACCTTTTGGGAAGGAGCAAGCGATGTAGATGTTATCAATAATACCAAATATCAGACTGATTTCTGGAGTGTTGATGATGTGGGATCAAACAAAGGAACCCGCCTGCTTAATGCATGGTCTTTAGACAATCCAAATTCTACAATCCCAGCATTGACAACTGTTGACAGAAATGCAGAGTCGAGATTTTCAACTTATTATGTAGAAAATGGAAATTATCTTAAACTTAGAGTTTTGCAGTTTGGATATAGTTTTCCTAAAGAATTACTGAAGAAACTAAATATGGAGAGTTTTAGACTTTACATAAGCGGACAGAATTTATTGATTATTGATGCCAAAAGCTTCACAGGAGTTGATCCGGAAAATGCAGGTTTTGGATATCCTCAGCCGACAACCTTTACTGCCGGTCTTAATTTTACTTTATAATAAAAGATTGAAAAAATGAAAAAAATACTATATATAGCAGGATTTGCAGTGATGGGTTTCTTGGCTTCCTGTTCCGATTTTTTAGAAAATGATCCGCGTGGGGTGTTGTCAGAAGAAGATATTGTTACACCTCAGTCCGTTGAAGGATTTATGAATGCAGCTTATGCACAGTTAGGAAACGATCATTATGATTCTCCGTATAGTCTGTGGCCATTCGGGAATGTCCGCTCAGATGATGCTTACAAAGGAGGAAGCGGTACAAATGACATACAGGATTTTCACTTTTTTGAAGTATCCAATAATATCAGACCCGATTTTGGAGAGTTGGATTCTTTCTGGTATATCAGCTATGTAGGAGTTTCAAGAGCCAATAAAGCCTTAAAAGCATTAGAGCAGCTCTCAGAAGCGGATTATCCGCTGAAAAAAACACGAATGGCTGAAATGCGTTTTTTAAGAGGACATTTTTATTTTATGCTGAAAATTATGTTTAGAAATGTTCCTTACATAACAGAAGATATTCCAGTAGAAGATTATAAAACAATTTCAAACAAAGCGCTTTCAAACGAAGAACTTTGGAATAAAATTGCAGAAGATTTTCAGGCTGCAGCCGATAATTTGCCAGATACACAGCCACAAGTGGGGCGTGCCACTAAAAAAGCGGCTTATGCTTATCTGGCAAAAACAAGATTGTATCAGGCCTATACGCAGGATGAAACATTTAAAGTTACAGGTATAAACCAGCAGCATCTGCAGGAAGTAGTTGCGGCAACAGATAACGTAATTGGAAAAGCTTCTTTAGAACCTGATTTTGCAAACAACTTTCTTCCCGGAACTTACGAGAACGGACCAGAATCTATTTTCTCAATCCAGTTTTCTGATAATGACGGTACGCTTTATGGAAGATTGAATTTCTCAGACGTTCTTTCAACGCCGCAAGGTTTAGGATGCTGCGATTTTCATAAGCCAAGCCAGAATCTAGTGAATGCCTTTAAAACAGGCGTAAATGGTCTGCCGGAATTTGATACTTATAATGATCAGGATTTTGATTATAAAAACATAGATGCTAATACAGTTGATCCGAGATTATATCATACCGTTGCAATGCCAGGTCTGCCTTATAAATATGATCCTGAATTTCTATATGTTGAAGCTTGGGTTAGATCTCCAGGAACGTATGGTTATTTTGCTTCTCTAAAAGAAAATGTTGCACCAAGCTGCAGCTGTGTGGTAAATATTGATCCGTTTTATGGAAATTCAAAAAACAGAATCCAGATTCGCTATGCTGATGTGGTTCTGATGCGTGCCGAAGCTTTGATT contains:
- a CDS encoding RagB/SusD family nutrient uptake outer membrane protein, producing the protein MKKILYIAGFAVMGFLASCSDFLENDPRGVLSEEDIVTPQSVEGFMNAAYAQLGNDHYDSPYSLWPFGNVRSDDAYKGGSGTNDIQDFHFFEVSNNIRPDFGELDSFWYISYVGVSRANKALKALEQLSEADYPLKKTRMAEMRFLRGHFYFMLKIMFRNVPYITEDIPVEDYKTISNKALSNEELWNKIAEDFQAAADNLPDTQPQVGRATKKAAYAYLAKTRLYQAYTQDETFKVTGINQQHLQEVVAATDNVIGKASLEPDFANNFLPGTYENGPESIFSIQFSDNDGTLYGRLNFSDVLSTPQGLGCCDFHKPSQNLVNAFKTGVNGLPEFDTYNDQDFDYKNIDANTVDPRLYHTVAMPGLPYKYDPEFLYVEAWVRSPGTYGYFASLKENVAPSCSCVVNIDPFYGNSKNRIQIRYADVVLMRAEALIELGRQSEALPLINEIRERAAQSTGRLPYVNNFKINTYVDGSNCNWTQDFARKALRWERRLELAMEGSRFFDLVRWGITDQVMNDFYAKEKTKRTYYQDAFFDAHKEEYCPIPLKQINFSQGLYKQNPGY